The following coding sequences lie in one Brevibacterium marinum genomic window:
- a CDS encoding EthD family reductase yields the protein MHKLLVLYPEPTDRAAFIDYYTNSHLPLAEQLPGILTWSYSVDVSADDEGNAPYFAVFEAEFPDKDAFATAMASQIGRDVAADVSNYATGGAVIIDFAISGGEDS from the coding sequence ATGCACAAACTGCTCGTGCTGTACCCCGAACCCACCGATCGGGCCGCGTTCATCGACTACTACACCAACTCCCACCTGCCCTTGGCCGAACAGCTGCCGGGCATCCTGACCTGGTCCTACTCGGTCGACGTGTCCGCAGACGATGAGGGCAATGCGCCCTACTTCGCGGTCTTCGAAGCAGAATTCCCCGACAAGGACGCATTTGCCACCGCAATGGCATCACAGATAGGGCGGGACGTCGCCGCAGACGTGAGCAACTACGCCACCGGCGGCGCCGTCATCATCGACTTCGCAATTTCCGGAGGAGAAGACTCATGA
- a CDS encoding flavin reductase, with amino-acid sequence MKDLNDVQQQFRQAMAHLPSAVNIVTTEGKHGKLGITVSAVCSVTDSPPTVLVCVNQASAAHDVFTNNGVVAINVLAGEQCELARHFSGATKVPMEDRFAWDIWDDDTTAPTLRDARVALVGSIKSTTTQGTHSVVFVEIDSIRVRDEAEGLVYYGRSFHRVSELTAI; translated from the coding sequence ATGAAGGATCTCAACGACGTCCAGCAGCAGTTCCGTCAGGCAATGGCCCATCTGCCCTCTGCCGTCAATATCGTGACCACAGAGGGCAAGCATGGAAAACTCGGCATCACGGTCAGCGCCGTCTGCTCGGTCACTGACTCACCGCCGACGGTGCTTGTCTGCGTGAACCAGGCAAGCGCCGCCCACGACGTCTTCACGAACAACGGCGTGGTGGCCATCAACGTCCTCGCCGGAGAACAGTGCGAGCTCGCACGTCATTTCTCCGGGGCGACCAAGGTGCCGATGGAAGACCGGTTCGCGTGGGACATCTGGGATGACGACACCACGGCTCCGACTCTCAGGGATGCACGAGTCGCTCTCGTCGGCAGCATCAAGAGCACAACGACCCAGGGAACCCACTCCGTGGTCTTCGTCGAGATCGACTCGATTCGAGTCAGAGACGAAGCAGAAGGGCTCGTCTACTACGGTCGCAGCTTCCACCGAGTCAGCGAGCTGACAGCGATCTGA
- a CDS encoding AraC family transcriptional regulator: MKDSPADRSPGTDLKPRWLRGQSPEEAREVGTELYYPHRLRIRGVGRRFEMRATATEVGPLSIGTLKYTTPVTVETGPYEEAYQVNIALNGSFRTSAGSRAIVANRQQGAVYRPDVDTAFSGWDAPCTMFTVKIDRPEFERITEHYLGTQLHSPIDFTLPLTVDTGDGAAWMRSVRLLANLSQSGAAGPLLIDHMVEEVIIGLLWATEHSLHRHLQGASPASASALRRGVELIHAIPEESLTLDTLAQYAGVSGRSLQISFRRELGLSPMQYLKSVRLDRVAAALRESEACDSPVSEVAQRFGFSHLGRFASDYAGRHGEKPSETCRRSSHR, translated from the coding sequence ATGAAAGACAGCCCAGCCGATCGCAGCCCGGGCACCGACCTGAAACCGAGGTGGCTGCGCGGACAGTCGCCCGAAGAGGCTCGGGAAGTCGGCACCGAGCTCTACTATCCGCACCGCCTGCGGATTCGGGGAGTCGGTCGTCGATTCGAGATGCGGGCGACGGCGACCGAGGTCGGCCCCCTGTCGATCGGGACCCTGAAATACACAACCCCGGTCACGGTCGAGACCGGCCCCTACGAGGAGGCCTACCAGGTCAACATCGCCCTCAACGGCTCGTTCAGGACATCCGCGGGATCGCGCGCCATAGTGGCGAACCGACAGCAGGGCGCCGTCTACCGACCCGATGTCGACACGGCGTTCAGCGGCTGGGACGCGCCCTGCACGATGTTCACGGTCAAGATCGACCGACCCGAGTTCGAGCGCATCACCGAACACTATCTGGGAACGCAGCTGCACTCTCCGATCGACTTCACGCTGCCCCTGACGGTCGATACCGGTGACGGTGCCGCATGGATGCGATCCGTCCGTCTTCTGGCGAATCTGTCTCAATCGGGGGCTGCCGGACCGCTGCTCATCGATCACATGGTCGAAGAGGTGATCATCGGCCTGCTCTGGGCTACTGAGCACTCGCTCCATAGGCATCTGCAGGGTGCGTCTCCGGCGTCCGCATCGGCCCTGCGGCGAGGCGTCGAACTCATCCACGCGATTCCCGAAGAATCGCTGACACTGGACACTCTCGCCCAGTACGCCGGTGTCAGCGGTCGATCGCTTCAGATTTCCTTTCGCCGGGAGCTGGGCCTCTCCCCCATGCAGTACCTCAAATCCGTCCGCCTGGACAGAGTCGCTGCGGCGCTGCGGGAGTCGGAGGCCTGCGATTCCCCCGTCTCCGAGGTGGCCCAGCGCTTCGGCTTCAGCCACCTCGGCCGATTCGCCTCCGACTATGCCGGCCGCCATGGTGAGAAGCCGTCGGAGACCTGCAGACGGAGTTCGCACCGCTGA
- a CDS encoding SDR family oxidoreductase codes for MSRPRSLTGQVVAITGGARGIGAEIAAGFSAAGAQVAIGDIHLDEAQATGSRLGVRAYRLDVADPESQKEFLTAVARDLGPVDIVVGNAGLMWVGPFEQEPDSAARAQIEVNLLGVINGIKAAAPAMVARGSGHLITVASAGSILPTPGEATYAATKHGVLGYLKAVRAEMRGSGVRVTAIMPGVVDTTLAAGTSSGAAKLLTPAEVARAVVKAAARPRFEVTVPGFIGPGVRVVSLLPTPIRDRIFAALVPNQLDAKKNQRSGYEASFTAQER; via the coding sequence ATGAGCCGGCCACGCAGCTTGACCGGGCAGGTCGTGGCGATCACGGGTGGAGCCCGGGGCATCGGCGCCGAGATCGCCGCCGGGTTCAGTGCCGCCGGGGCGCAGGTGGCCATCGGCGACATCCACCTCGACGAGGCCCAAGCCACCGGTTCCCGGCTGGGAGTCCGTGCCTACAGGCTCGACGTCGCGGACCCTGAGAGCCAAAAGGAGTTCCTGACCGCAGTGGCCCGAGATCTCGGGCCCGTCGACATCGTCGTCGGCAATGCGGGTCTGATGTGGGTCGGCCCCTTCGAGCAGGAACCGGACTCGGCGGCCCGGGCGCAGATCGAGGTCAACCTGCTCGGCGTCATCAACGGGATCAAGGCCGCGGCTCCGGCAATGGTCGCCCGTGGCAGTGGGCACCTCATCACCGTGGCCTCGGCCGGTTCGATCCTGCCCACACCGGGGGAGGCGACCTATGCCGCGACGAAGCATGGTGTGCTCGGGTACCTCAAGGCCGTCCGTGCGGAGATGCGCGGGTCCGGCGTCCGCGTCACCGCGATCATGCCCGGCGTCGTCGACACCACGCTGGCCGCCGGGACCTCGAGTGGTGCCGCGAAGCTGCTCACCCCCGCCGAGGTGGCCCGTGCCGTTGTCAAGGCTGCCGCACGACCACGGTTCGAGGTCACCGTGCCCGGCTTCATCGGCCCGGGCGTCAGGGTCGTCAGCCTCCTGCCGACGCCGATCCGCGACAGGATCTTCGCCGCGCTGGTGCCGAACCAGCTTGACGCGAAGAAGAATCAGCGCAGTGGCTACGAGGCGAGCTTCACCGCCCAGGAGCGGTGA
- a CDS encoding flavin-containing monooxygenase: MPYNVRQKHRAPKVTAPIPPDDTLPRVCVIGAGASGLAAAKALYTAGVPFDCFEKGSEFGGNWLFDNPNGVSACYETLQINTSCPRMAFSDFPMPADYPDYASHDQVHAYFRDYVAHFDFGHTITFNTEVTHVRRGADGGWDVDIRSTAAAGSAGDRADGEPEAGATQTRHYEAVMVANGHHWDARWPDPGYPGHFHGEQIHAHDYRSGEQLADRDVVVVGAGNSAMDIAVEGSHRARRVNLSIRRGQWVMKKTLFGFAADQVALPGWAPWWATALRLRLAALLSGGLRRFGLPTPEHAPGQSHPVQSDTIRDRLGAGAITVRPGIERLDGDRVVFTDGSEAPADLIVWATGYRVNFPFFDPDLVSAEGNDLPLFKRMVHPDHPGLFFIGLLQPVGAVMPLAEAQSRMAVKVLTGEYELPNREEMTSRMHSDDQRNKRQFYDSPRHTMQVDFDHYLRELEREMRTQRPREARRGRVAV, translated from the coding sequence ATGCCTTACAACGTCAGACAGAAACATCGAGCTCCGAAGGTGACCGCGCCCATCCCACCGGATGACACCTTGCCCCGCGTGTGCGTCATCGGAGCCGGAGCCTCGGGTCTCGCCGCGGCCAAGGCCCTCTACACGGCGGGCGTTCCCTTCGACTGCTTCGAGAAGGGCAGCGAGTTCGGCGGCAACTGGCTCTTCGACAATCCCAACGGGGTCAGCGCCTGCTACGAGACCCTGCAGATCAACACCTCGTGTCCCCGCATGGCCTTCTCGGACTTCCCGATGCCGGCCGACTATCCCGACTACGCCAGCCATGATCAGGTCCATGCCTACTTCCGCGACTACGTCGCCCATTTCGACTTCGGCCACACGATCACCTTCAACACCGAGGTGACCCATGTTCGCCGAGGCGCCGACGGCGGCTGGGACGTCGACATCCGTTCGACGGCCGCTGCCGGTTCCGCCGGTGACCGGGCCGACGGCGAGCCCGAGGCGGGCGCGACGCAGACCCGCCATTACGAGGCGGTGATGGTCGCCAATGGCCACCACTGGGACGCCCGCTGGCCCGACCCCGGCTACCCGGGGCATTTCCACGGGGAGCAGATCCACGCGCACGACTACCGCAGCGGCGAGCAGTTGGCCGACCGCGATGTCGTGGTCGTCGGTGCCGGCAACTCCGCGATGGACATCGCGGTCGAGGGCTCCCATCGCGCGCGTCGGGTCAATCTCTCCATCCGCCGCGGCCAGTGGGTGATGAAGAAGACGCTGTTCGGCTTCGCCGCCGACCAGGTCGCCCTGCCGGGCTGGGCGCCGTGGTGGGCCACGGCCCTGCGGCTGCGTCTGGCCGCGCTGCTCTCCGGGGGACTGCGCCGATTCGGGCTGCCCACCCCGGAACACGCACCCGGCCAATCGCATCCGGTGCAGTCGGACACGATCAGGGACCGCCTCGGTGCGGGTGCGATCACGGTGCGACCGGGCATCGAGCGCCTCGACGGAGATCGGGTGGTGTTCACCGATGGAAGCGAAGCCCCGGCCGATCTCATCGTCTGGGCGACGGGGTATCGGGTGAACTTCCCGTTCTTCGATCCCGACCTGGTCTCGGCCGAGGGCAACGACCTGCCGCTGTTCAAGCGCATGGTCCATCCCGACCATCCGGGTCTGTTCTTCATCGGCCTGCTCCAGCCCGTGGGCGCCGTGATGCCGCTGGCGGAGGCGCAGAGCCGGATGGCCGTCAAGGTGCTGACCGGCGAGTACGAGCTGCCGAACCGTGAGGAGATGACGAGCCGGATGCACTCCGACGACCAGCGGAACAAGCGACAGTTCTACGATTCGCCGCGACATACGATGCAGGTCGACTTCGACCACTATCTGCGGGAGCTGGAGCGCGAGATGCGCACTCAGCGGCCGCGCGAGGCACGTAGAGGACGGGTGGCGGTATGA
- a CDS encoding TetR/AcrR family transcriptional regulator — protein sequence MNVQASENFPGTSSAGMWRGTSRADRDGARRERLLEAALELYGTLGFRATSIQALCHESSVSSRSFYELFPARRTGHTAEGGAAQESLSAQESLLEHLYIVLNAEIGEAMATLTIPPSTSLRDATVHVVSAALMPMLRDERKARVLEVEAVGVNESLEARRRETMRMLAAAVDSAFVRLQSAFDLPDRGFSPKANGGDLTSIIVVGGITEALVQRVHTPVPERTSTTAFLTHIAEVAMRAYGVAPDRGS from the coding sequence ATGAATGTGCAAGCCTCCGAGAACTTCCCCGGCACCTCCTCGGCGGGCATGTGGCGTGGAACCTCACGGGCCGACCGCGACGGGGCACGTCGTGAGCGCCTCCTCGAAGCCGCTCTCGAGCTGTACGGGACACTCGGATTTCGGGCGACCTCCATCCAGGCGCTGTGCCACGAATCCAGCGTGTCGAGCAGATCCTTCTACGAACTCTTCCCCGCTCGCAGGACGGGACACACTGCGGAGGGCGGGGCAGCACAGGAGTCGCTGTCGGCGCAGGAATCGCTGCTCGAACACCTCTACATCGTCCTCAACGCGGAGATCGGCGAGGCCATGGCCACGCTGACGATTCCGCCCTCGACGAGCCTGCGCGACGCGACCGTCCACGTCGTCTCCGCCGCACTCATGCCGATGCTGCGCGATGAGCGCAAGGCCCGCGTGCTCGAGGTCGAAGCCGTCGGCGTCAACGAGTCGCTCGAAGCCAGGCGGAGGGAGACGATGCGCATGCTCGCCGCGGCCGTCGATTCCGCGTTCGTGCGGCTGCAGTCCGCCTTCGACCTGCCCGACCGCGGTTTCTCGCCGAAGGCGAACGGTGGCGATCTCACCAGCATCATCGTCGTCGGCGGGATCACCGAAGCCCTGGTCCAACGCGTGCACACCCCCGTGCCGGAGCGCACGTCGACCACAGCCTTCCTCACTCACATCGCCGAGGTGGCCATGCGCGCCTATGGGGTGGCTCCCGACCGCGGTTCATGA
- a CDS encoding MFS transporter, which yields MAVSQSRSRRVTGAAVLAIVLAQWFGTSLWFSPSGAVDGLSAWLGATPAQFGWLIAATQIGFICGTLLSAATGIADRFPPERIFIVSSLIGAGLNFVWTLGPSDLALVWISRFLVGISLAGIYPMGMKMIVKRAQAKSGQALAWLVAMLTLGTAMPQLLSAVGASLPWQSIMWGSSALAVLGSVLIAMISGRGASISGSGAARASAASAPSTTPRAAGEPALRRLFRDRMFRAAVFGYAGHMWELYAFWAVVPTLVIAAVDEKSDSTGLATTSFLVIAAGVAGCVLGGIIGRRTGGAAVAAVALAGSGLMCLVYPLLPDVGPILVAALALWGFLVIADSPQFSDLAARYAPAELTGTGLTVMNSLGFAVSVISIVVLQSLIVDFGAVAVWLLLPGPVLGLLAMRPLMLGRRAPRLDPGERSRPR from the coding sequence ATGGCTGTTTCGCAATCGCGATCGAGACGGGTCACGGGAGCTGCCGTACTGGCCATCGTCCTGGCGCAGTGGTTCGGGACCTCGCTGTGGTTCAGCCCCAGCGGCGCCGTCGATGGACTCTCGGCCTGGCTCGGTGCGACACCCGCACAGTTCGGGTGGCTCATCGCCGCCACCCAGATCGGCTTCATCTGCGGAACGCTGCTGAGCGCGGCGACCGGGATCGCTGACCGCTTTCCGCCCGAGCGGATCTTCATCGTCTCGAGCCTCATCGGTGCCGGACTGAACTTCGTCTGGACCCTCGGCCCCTCGGACCTCGCGCTCGTCTGGATCTCTCGCTTCCTCGTCGGCATCAGCCTTGCGGGCATCTACCCGATGGGGATGAAGATGATCGTCAAACGGGCCCAGGCGAAGTCCGGGCAGGCCCTTGCCTGGCTCGTGGCGATGCTCACCCTGGGCACAGCGATGCCACAACTCCTGTCGGCGGTCGGTGCCTCCCTGCCCTGGCAGTCGATCATGTGGGGCTCGTCCGCCCTGGCCGTGCTCGGGTCCGTGCTCATCGCCATGATCTCCGGTCGAGGGGCGTCGATCTCGGGCAGCGGAGCGGCTCGGGCGAGCGCTGCGTCCGCGCCGTCGACGACCCCGAGGGCCGCTGGAGAACCGGCGCTGCGCAGACTGTTCCGAGACCGGATGTTCCGAGCTGCGGTCTTCGGGTACGCGGGCCACATGTGGGAGCTCTATGCCTTCTGGGCGGTGGTTCCCACACTCGTCATCGCTGCTGTGGACGAGAAGAGCGACTCCACCGGCCTGGCGACGACGAGTTTCCTCGTCATCGCCGCCGGGGTGGCCGGATGCGTGCTCGGCGGAATCATCGGCCGCCGGACCGGCGGTGCTGCGGTCGCCGCTGTGGCGCTCGCGGGCTCGGGACTGATGTGCCTGGTCTACCCGCTGCTGCCCGACGTGGGTCCGATCCTCGTCGCGGCCTTGGCGCTCTGGGGCTTTCTCGTCATCGCCGACTCCCCTCAGTTTTCGGACCTGGCCGCCCGTTATGCTCCCGCAGAGCTGACGGGAACAGGGCTGACGGTGATGAACTCCCTCGGCTTCGCCGTCAGCGTCATCAGCATCGTCGTCCTCCAGAGCCTCATCGTCGACTTCGGAGCCGTCGCCGTGTGGCTGCTCCTGCCCGGCCCCGTGCTCGGCCTGCTGGCGATGCGCCCGCTCATGCTCGGGCGAAGGGCGCCGAGGCTCGATCCAGGCGAGCGATCTCGTCCGCGGTGA
- a CDS encoding aldo/keto reductase yields MTQQVQIPGTDLSIFPINLGTNTFGWTADESGSHAVLDAFLAAGGNFLDTAESYPAWVPGNTGRESETIIGSWLAARDNRDKVVIATKVGDHPDHKTQDPAYIRTAIDASLERLQTDYVDLYYAHRDDEVTPIAEVARVFDEIVRAGKARYVAVSNYSKDRLAEWLAVAEHENLAAPVAIQPQHSLVKRREYEAELRPLAQEHNLGVFTYFSLAAGFLTGKYRTEDDLEGASRGGMVQGYFSAEGLKAVDELVAVAEAHDAAPATAALAWLLAKGATAPIVSARVPEQLDALMAAPGLALTADEIARLDRASAPFARA; encoded by the coding sequence ATGACGCAGCAGGTACAGATTCCCGGCACCGACCTCTCGATCTTCCCCATCAACCTGGGTACGAACACCTTCGGCTGGACCGCCGACGAATCCGGCTCACATGCCGTACTCGACGCGTTCCTCGCCGCCGGCGGCAACTTCCTCGACACCGCCGAGTCCTATCCGGCGTGGGTGCCCGGCAACACCGGCCGCGAGTCGGAGACCATCATCGGCTCCTGGCTCGCCGCCCGTGACAACCGCGACAAGGTCGTCATCGCCACGAAGGTCGGCGATCATCCCGACCACAAGACGCAGGATCCCGCCTACATCCGCACCGCCATCGACGCCTCCCTCGAGCGCCTCCAGACCGATTACGTCGACCTCTACTATGCGCACCGCGATGATGAGGTGACCCCCATCGCCGAGGTTGCCCGGGTTTTCGATGAGATCGTGCGTGCCGGTAAGGCCAGGTATGTCGCCGTGTCCAACTATTCGAAGGACAGGCTCGCCGAATGGCTGGCCGTCGCCGAGCACGAGAATCTGGCCGCGCCCGTGGCGATCCAGCCGCAGCACAGCCTCGTGAAACGTCGCGAATACGAGGCGGAGCTGCGGCCGCTGGCTCAGGAGCACAACCTCGGCGTCTTCACCTACTTCAGCCTCGCCGCGGGGTTCCTCACCGGTAAGTACCGCACCGAGGACGACCTCGAGGGGGCCAGCCGCGGAGGTATGGTCCAGGGCTATTTCAGCGCCGAGGGACTCAAGGCCGTCGACGAACTCGTCGCGGTGGCCGAGGCCCACGATGCGGCACCGGCAACGGCGGCACTGGCGTGGCTGCTGGCCAAGGGCGCAACCGCCCCGATCGTCTCGGCGCGGGTGCCCGAGCAGCTCGATGCTCTGATGGCCGCACCGGGGCTCGCACTCACCGCGGACGAGATCGCTCGCCTGGATCGAGCCTCGGCGCCCTTCGCCCGAGCATGA
- a CDS encoding DNA-formamidopyrimidine glycosylase family protein yields the protein MPELPEVDALVSFLRAKVVGDFITRADIGELSILKTADPPLDAISGLEISGVSRVGKALIVEFDGLELVCRFARAGWLVWHDVVPTGPVKMGKGPLGLRIHLASGAGFDLSEAGTKKNAAVSLVSDRAEVPAIDKAGPDALSIEADEFTSALAGSTSRIKTVLEDQELIAGIGNAYSDEILHAAKLSPFAPASGVEAPALLETVREVLGRARETLVELPPEKVKAAKKRRLRVHGRTGKTCPVCGATIAEVSFADKSLQYCPGCQTGGKKLSDRRMDRLLK from the coding sequence ATGCCGGAACTGCCCGAGGTCGACGCACTGGTGAGCTTCCTGCGCGCGAAGGTCGTCGGCGACTTCATCACCCGCGCCGATATCGGGGAGCTGAGCATCCTCAAGACCGCTGATCCCCCGCTGGACGCGATCAGCGGACTCGAGATCAGCGGGGTCTCTCGCGTCGGCAAGGCCCTCATCGTCGAATTCGACGGCCTCGAGCTGGTGTGTCGTTTCGCCCGTGCCGGCTGGCTGGTCTGGCACGATGTTGTGCCCACCGGCCCGGTGAAGATGGGAAAGGGACCGCTGGGCCTGCGCATCCACCTGGCATCCGGTGCCGGCTTCGACCTGAGTGAGGCGGGAACGAAGAAGAACGCCGCGGTCTCGCTGGTGTCCGACCGCGCCGAGGTGCCCGCCATCGACAAGGCCGGGCCCGACGCCCTGTCCATCGAGGCAGATGAGTTCACCTCGGCACTGGCCGGTTCGACCTCTCGGATCAAGACCGTCCTGGAGGACCAGGAACTCATCGCCGGCATCGGCAACGCCTACTCGGACGAGATCCTCCATGCTGCCAAGCTCTCCCCGTTCGCCCCGGCCTCGGGCGTCGAAGCACCGGCACTGCTCGAGACGGTGCGTGAGGTTCTCGGTCGGGCCCGGGAGACGTTGGTCGAGCTGCCTCCGGAGAAGGTCAAGGCGGCGAAGAAGCGCCGGTTGCGGGTCCACGGCCGCACCGGAAAGACGTGCCCGGTGTGCGGAGCGACCATCGCGGAGGTCTCCTTCGCCGATAAATCACTGCAGTACTGCCCTGGCTGCCAGACCGGAGGGAAGAAGCTCAGCGACCGCAGAATGGACCGACTCCTCAAGTAG
- a CDS encoding aconitate hydratase, with the protein MAENVAQKLINSHLESGTMQPGNELGVRIDQTLTQDATGTLVMLELEALGLDRIRTDTSVQYVDHNLLQTDEKNPEDHMFLRSAAQRFGLWYSPAGNGVSHPVHQSRFGKPGATLIGSDSHTCAAGALGMLAIGVGGLEVAMAMAGDPLYIAAPEVMGVELTGELPDWVSAKDVILEMLRRHGVKGGAGKIIEYHGEGLKNLTAMDRHVIANMGAELGATATVFPADDAVRDFLEASDRGEDFTRITADEGAEYDLTDSIDLSQLEPLIAAPSSPGNVRPVRECTDEEVFQVVIGSSANPGLRDFAVVAQILEGKRTDGQVSLDVNPTSREILADLIAGGWLTSLVGSGARIHQSGCMGCIGMGQAPAVGRNSLRTMPRNFPGRSGTDEDAVWLCSPETAAAAALTGRITDPRDLDMDYPQVKLPEKFSANRSMLVPPLPVEEAREVELVKGSNISSLPDFEPLPDDIDLEILLKVGDNVSTDEIMPAGSRVLPYRSNIPKISEFVYIQVDDTYATRAVEHEGGHAIVGGENYGQGSSREHAVIAPRYLGLRIVVAKSLARIHWQNLANFGVLALEFADQEDYAALSQGDVLQFRGLRDELGAGETITAEVGGRTYEFRHTLSPRQVDMVLAGGRIAQRSQHEAGQKG; encoded by the coding sequence ATGGCAGAGAACGTCGCCCAGAAGCTCATCAACTCGCATCTGGAATCCGGGACGATGCAGCCCGGCAACGAACTCGGGGTCCGCATCGATCAGACCCTGACCCAGGATGCGACCGGAACCCTGGTCATGCTCGAGCTCGAAGCCCTGGGCCTCGACCGGATCCGCACGGACACCTCCGTGCAGTACGTCGATCACAACCTGCTGCAGACCGATGAGAAGAATCCTGAGGACCACATGTTCCTCCGCTCGGCCGCGCAGCGGTTCGGGCTCTGGTACTCGCCCGCCGGCAACGGGGTCTCCCACCCGGTGCACCAGTCGAGGTTCGGAAAGCCCGGTGCCACCCTCATCGGCTCCGACTCCCACACCTGCGCCGCCGGGGCACTCGGCATGCTGGCCATCGGCGTCGGCGGGCTGGAAGTGGCCATGGCGATGGCCGGTGATCCCCTCTACATCGCCGCTCCCGAGGTCATGGGTGTCGAACTCACGGGAGAGCTTCCGGACTGGGTCTCCGCCAAGGACGTGATCCTCGAGATGCTACGCCGCCACGGAGTCAAGGGCGGCGCCGGCAAGATCATCGAATACCACGGCGAAGGACTCAAGAACCTGACCGCCATGGACCGTCACGTCATCGCGAACATGGGCGCCGAGCTCGGAGCCACCGCAACCGTCTTCCCCGCCGATGACGCGGTCAGGGACTTCCTCGAAGCCAGCGACCGAGGAGAGGACTTCACCCGGATCACGGCGGACGAGGGCGCCGAATACGACCTCACCGACTCCATCGATCTCTCACAGCTCGAACCGCTCATCGCCGCACCGTCCTCACCGGGCAATGTCCGTCCGGTCCGAGAATGCACCGATGAGGAGGTCTTCCAGGTCGTCATCGGCTCCTCGGCGAACCCGGGTCTGCGAGACTTCGCCGTCGTCGCCCAGATCCTCGAAGGCAAGCGGACCGACGGGCAGGTCTCCCTCGACGTCAATCCGACTTCCCGGGAGATCCTCGCCGATCTCATCGCCGGCGGCTGGCTGACGTCGCTGGTGGGATCGGGTGCCCGCATCCACCAATCGGGCTGCATGGGCTGCATCGGCATGGGACAGGCACCGGCAGTGGGCCGCAACAGTCTGCGGACCATGCCGCGCAACTTCCCCGGACGTTCCGGCACCGACGAGGACGCCGTGTGGTTGTGCTCGCCCGAGACCGCAGCGGCCGCGGCCCTGACCGGGCGCATCACCGATCCGCGGGATCTCGACATGGACTATCCGCAGGTGAAGCTGCCGGAGAAGTTCTCCGCCAACCGGTCGATGCTGGTCCCGCCGCTGCCCGTCGAGGAAGCACGCGAAGTGGAACTGGTCAAGGGATCGAACATCTCCTCCCTGCCGGACTTCGAGCCGCTGCCCGACGACATCGACCTCGAGATCCTGCTCAAGGTCGGCGACAACGTCTCCACCGATGAGATCATGCCCGCCGGCTCCCGGGTCCTGCCCTACCGCAGCAACATTCCCAAGATCTCCGAATTCGTCTACATCCAGGTCGACGACACCTATGCCACACGCGCCGTCGAGCACGAGGGCGGTCATGCGATCGTCGGCGGTGAGAACTACGGTCAGGGGTCCTCCCGCGAACACGCCGTGATCGCCCCGCGCTACCTTGGCCTGCGCATCGTCGTCGCCAAATCCCTGGCACGCATCCACTGGCAGAACCTCGCGAACTTCGGCGTCCTCGCCCTCGAGTTCGCGGATCAGGAGGACTACGCAGCCCTCTCGCAGGGCGATGTCCTCCAGTTCCGCGGCCTGCGCGATGAGCTCGGCGCCGGTGAGACAATCACCGCCGAGGTGGGCGGCCGAACGTACGAATTCCGCCACACGCTCTCGCCCCGGCAGGTCGATATGGTCCTCGCGGGAGGTCGCATCGCCCAGCGGAGTCAGCACGAGGCCGGCCAGAAGGGCTGA
- a CDS encoding FadR/GntR family transcriptional regulator, with protein sequence MTQGDEAAVPTGQAAALRVIAPARSANIFEETIECLLQIIRLGIIPPGQRFPPERALAEQLRVSRATLREAISELQAAGWVNVRRGRGGGTFVSRSPEVAQVHGAAHEAGFEHDAGFSAAEVEDTLTWRRVIEMGVAEVAAGQDLTAAQRSQLAAAVDTSRQSSLADYRRLDSQLHLTWAQVTGSASLVRSMVESRTRANKLLERIPMIEPNLVHSHDQHQRIHNAILAGDPVAARTAMAEHLDGTAALLRGFLVAP encoded by the coding sequence GTGACACAGGGAGACGAAGCGGCGGTGCCCACCGGCCAGGCAGCCGCGTTGCGGGTGATCGCGCCTGCTCGCTCGGCCAACATCTTCGAAGAGACGATCGAGTGTCTGCTCCAGATCATCCGGCTCGGGATCATCCCGCCCGGCCAGCGCTTCCCGCCTGAGCGTGCACTCGCCGAGCAGCTGAGGGTGTCCCGAGCAACCCTGCGTGAGGCGATCTCGGAACTGCAGGCCGCTGGGTGGGTCAACGTCCGCCGGGGTCGTGGTGGTGGAACTTTCGTCTCCCGGTCTCCGGAGGTGGCACAGGTTCACGGCGCCGCTCACGAAGCAGGTTTCGAGCACGATGCTGGATTCTCCGCTGCGGAGGTCGAGGACACACTGACGTGGCGCCGAGTGATTGAGATGGGTGTCGCCGAGGTGGCCGCCGGGCAGGACCTCACCGCAGCTCAGCGCTCACAGCTGGCAGCGGCCGTGGATACGAGCCGCCAGTCGAGCCTGGCCGATTACCGGCGTCTGGACTCCCAGCTGCATCTGACTTGGGCTCAGGTCACGGGTTCGGCGAGCCTGGTGCGCTCCATGGTGGAGAGCCGGACCCGGGCGAACAAGCTGCTTGAGCGGATTCCGATGATCGAACCCAACTTGGTCCACTCGCACGATCAGCATCAGCGGATCCACAACGCGATCCTGGCCGGAGATCCCGTGGCGGCCCGGACAGCAATGGCCGAGCACCTGGACGGGACCGCTGCCCTGCTGCGTGGGTTCCTCGTCGCGCCGTGA